GGGTGGAAGCCTTGGGTCGGTCGAAGGTGAGAAGATCGTCCGTGCAGTTGACAGAGCCATTGAAAAAGGGTGCGGTGTCATCATTGTCAGTGCATCGGGCGGTGCAAGAATGCAGGAGAGTACCTATTCACTGCTGCAGATGAGCAAGACCTCCGCGGCACTCAAAAGGCTCGATGCCAAAGGCCTGCCGTTCATTTCCATTCTTACAGACCCGACAATGGGCGGGGTCTCCGCATCGTTCGCGATGTTGGGAGATATCATTATCGCAGAGCCGGGTGCACTGATAGGGTTTGCGGGACAGCGTGTCATCAAACAGACCGTGGGTGTGGACCTTCCCGAAGGTTTCCAGCGTTCGGAATTCCTGCTTGAGCACGGACTCATCGACATGGTCGTAGACAGAGGAAACATGAAGCAGACACTTTCAGACTTCTTCAAACTTTTCGGAAATGGGAACAGCCCGGCAAAACTTCGCGCTATGGACAGCGGAGAGCATGCTGAAACTGCTGCCGTAGAGGAAGAGGAGCAGTAGGCTTCTCCCTCCCTTGATAGAGAAGGGTTCTTCTTCTTACATATATTTTCTGGTTTTTGATGTAGCCTGTGCTTCCAAAGGGTCATCCGGCCAGTAGTGCTTTTTGTATTTTCCTCTTAACTCTTTTTTGACTTCATCATAGGTGTTTTTCCAAAAACTTTCCAGGTCCTGCGTGACCTGCATGGGGCGTGAGGCAGGGGAGAGCAGATGGATCATCAATTTTACTTTTCCGTTGAGCACGGTAGGTGTGCTTCTTGTGCCGAACATCTCCTGCAGGCGTACGGCCAGAACGGGTTGTTCCGGATCGCTGTAATCCAAGGTAATGTTAGAACCGCTGGCCACCTTGAGTTTTTCGGGAGCCAGCCTGTCGAGCAGCTGTGTCTGTTCAAAGCTGAGTCGTCCCAAAAGGATCTGATGCAGATCCAGGTTCTGGCAGGCTTTGAGGGTAGTAATACCTGCAAGGTAGGGAGCCAGCCACTCATCCATATTCTTCAGGAGACCAGTATCTGAAAAGTCCGGGAAGTCCAGACCGTGAAAGTTTAAAAAACTGACTCTCTCTTTTAAACTCTTGGCCTCTTTACTCCAGTTTAAAACACCCAAACCTAACGCTTCCAGCTCATCCAAAAGTACCTCCTGTATCTCTTCTGCCAGTTCTGCTTTGGATGATGGACTGATCTGTGTCTCTTTGAGTGTAATGGCACCCACTCGCTGAACACTCCTTGCTTCAACTCTTTGCTGTTCCTCATTCCAGGTAAGCACATCTGAGATCTCAAGTTCCAAGTACGCCTCGATCTGATCACGTGTTATTTCGCAGGCTTTGTAGATGTTCGCATTTGTTGATTTTGCATCAAGGTCACAGACCACCAGATAAGAAGCATCATAGAGTTCATCTTCTTTATGAAGGGTCGCACCTTTTCCGTTGGAGAGAAGATACGTGCCGGTGTTACTGTAACGCAGGGCAGCGATACGGTCAGGATAGGCAAAAGAGAGAAGTACGCCAAGAAGTTCTGTGTCGATCTCCTTTTTTTGTACCTTTTCCAAGCGTTTGGCATTGGCAAGCAGGTAGTGGCACTGTTTGAGATTGACAAGGTGTCCTGGTACAGAGACTTTTTGTGCTACATGATGCAAAAGTATCACCCGTTCACGAATGTCAGACAAGCCTATACCTTTATGGTAAATATCTTTTTCTGTCAAGAGTACCGCCAGCAGAGAAGCTTCATAAGCGAGGTCAAGCTCTTTGGCTTTTAACATCATGTGTGCCAGACGCGGATGCAGACCATAGGTACTCATCGCTTTGCCATGGCTTGTGATGGTACCCTTCTCGTCCAATGCACCCAGTTGTACCAGAAGCTGTCTGGCATGGGTGACAGCAGTGCTGGGCGGGGTATCCATCCATGCGAGGGAAGTGATGTCCTCATTTCCCCAGAGTGCCAGCTCCAAAACCATTTGACTTAGATCTGCCAGAAGTATTTCAGGAATATCATGTTCCAAGAGTATTTTAGACTTGTGCCATAGATGGTAAGCTTTTCCCGCAGACAATCGTCCTGCACGTCCTGCCCTTTGTGTGGCTGCATCTTTGGAGATGAAACGGGTCTCCAGTCTGTCCATGCCTGAAAAGGGGTTGAATACGGAGACATTCTGAAGTCCTGAATCCACAACAACCGTAATACCCTCAATGGTCAGAGATGTTTGTGCGATGTTGGTAGAGAGCACTACTTTCCGGGAGCCTTTTGGAGGGGCTTTGATGGCTCTGTCCTGTGCCTCCTTACTCAAATTACCGTAGAGTGAAGAGATGAAAACATCACTTGGTTTGCTGTTGGTGAGCAGTTTTTCAACGGCTTTGATCTCCCGTACTCCTGAGAGGAAGACAAGTATGTTTCCTTTTTCTTCAGACAAGATCTTAATAAGAAGTTTATGTACGTAGACAGGAATCTCTTTTTTGGTTGGCTGAGGGGTGTTTTTATCGAGGTAGATACGCTCCACAGGAAAAGAACGTCCTTTACTCTCTACAAGCGGTGCATTGTTTAGGAGTTTGGAAACGGCAGTCGTATTCAGTGTGGCAGACATAATGAGGATCTTCAGGTCTTCACGTAAAATGCTTTGTGATTCCAATGCCAAAGCCAAAGAGAGGTCCGCATGCAAAGAGCGTTCATGAAACTCATCAAAGATGATGAGGGCCACATCTTCCAAAGAGGGGTCATTCTGCAGTTTTCGGGTCAAAATACCCTCTGTAACGATGAGTATCTGTGTGGCTTTGCTCTGTACCGAGTCCATCTTTATCTGGTACCCGATACGCTGACCCACTTTTTCATTCAAAAGTTCAGCCATGCGTGCAGCAGAAGAGCGTACAGCCAAACGACGAGGCTCTAGCATGAGGATCTTTTTGCCTTTTAACCATGCTTCATCCAAAAGTGCAAGCGGCAGTGCTGTCGTTTTCCCAGCACCCGGCGGTGCCTGCAGCACCAAACGGTTATGCTTTTGAAGTTTCTCTTTGACTTCAGGAATGACTTGGGTAATAGGAAGGGATCTCATGATGGAATTATACTAAAAATCATATGTTTTGTAGGGTCGGTTTACCGATCAGTGTAATAATTTGGTCGGTAAACCGACCCTACTTATGGAATTATGCTATAATGTGTAAAATAAAATACATACTTTAAAGGGTACACTATGTCAGTACGTAAAAACTTTTCGATGCCGGATAAAGTAGCTGAAGACCTGGAATACCTCTCCAAGAAGTTAGATAAAAAGCAGAGTCAGATCGTGCAGGAGCTTATAGAGGAGAAAATGGCTGAGTATGAGAAAGAGAAAAAGTTGGAAGCTTTAGAAGAAATATCCGGAATGTTTACGGGTATGTTTCCTGAGCATGTCAATATTCAATGGATAAAGGCAAACAGTGACAATTAAAAAAGTCTTTTTTGATGCCAATATTTTTAATGATATTTTTGATGCCTCACGTAGTACTCATGCTGTGAGCAAACAATCTTTTGCTTTGGCACTTGAACACAATATGAAATTATGTACTTCTTGTGATATCGCCACCAACATTTACTATATTACAGCAAAATACACCACAAGAGATAATGCATTAAGCGCATTGGAATCGGTTAAAAAAATGGCAATGATTATTCCTTTTGGAGAGAAGGAACTCTCAGAAACTATTTCTTTAATGCGTAAAGACAGTGACTATAAGGATTTTGAGGATACGATCCAGTATATTATGGCTTTAAAAGAGAAATGTGATGTGATCGTTACCAATAATAAATATTTTGTTTCAAAAGAGATTGAATGTATGACATCTGAAGCGTTTGTGAAAAGATTGAAATTGGAGCTTCCGTGAAACAAAACACAGCACTCAACATACTCAAATCAGGCAAAAATGTATTTATAACCGGTTCGGCAGGAACAGGGAAGACCTATCTTCTTAATGAATATACACAGTATTTAAAAGAGCGCAGGATATACCCGACCATTGTGGCACCTACAGGCATTGCTGCATCACATTTGGGTGGGCAGACGATACACTCATTCTTTGCTT
The sequence above is drawn from the Sulfurovum riftiae genome and encodes:
- a CDS encoding type II toxin-antitoxin system VapC family toxin, whose product is MTIKKVFFDANIFNDIFDASRSTHAVSKQSFALALEHNMKLCTSCDIATNIYYITAKYTTRDNALSALESVKKMAMIIPFGEKELSETISLMRKDSDYKDFEDTIQYIMALKEKCDVIVTNNKYFVSKEIECMTSEAFVKRLKLELP
- the accD gene encoding acetyl-CoA carboxylase, carboxyltransferase subunit beta — encoded protein: MEFGTMFSNLFGKEQKKEEQTNQWIKCPKCTSLMYYKEVEAIQNVCPKCNHHFRINAAKRIASIADEGSFVEFDSNLAPVDPLKFTDKKSYKKRLDEAKAKTGKTSSVVSGSCTIDGQPVELVVFDFAFMGGSLGSVEGEKIVRAVDRAIEKGCGVIIVSASGGARMQESTYSLLQMSKTSAALKRLDAKGLPFISILTDPTMGGVSASFAMLGDIIIAEPGALIGFAGQRVIKQTVGVDLPEGFQRSEFLLEHGLIDMVVDRGNMKQTLSDFFKLFGNGNSPAKLRAMDSGEHAETAAVEEEEQ
- the hrpB gene encoding ATP-dependent helicase HrpB; the protein is MRSLPITQVIPEVKEKLQKHNRLVLQAPPGAGKTTALPLALLDEAWLKGKKILMLEPRRLAVRSSAARMAELLNEKVGQRIGYQIKMDSVQSKATQILIVTEGILTRKLQNDPSLEDVALIIFDEFHERSLHADLSLALALESQSILREDLKILIMSATLNTTAVSKLLNNAPLVESKGRSFPVERIYLDKNTPQPTKKEIPVYVHKLLIKILSEEKGNILVFLSGVREIKAVEKLLTNSKPSDVFISSLYGNLSKEAQDRAIKAPPKGSRKVVLSTNIAQTSLTIEGITVVVDSGLQNVSVFNPFSGMDRLETRFISKDAATQRAGRAGRLSAGKAYHLWHKSKILLEHDIPEILLADLSQMVLELALWGNEDITSLAWMDTPPSTAVTHARQLLVQLGALDEKGTITSHGKAMSTYGLHPRLAHMMLKAKELDLAYEASLLAVLLTEKDIYHKGIGLSDIRERVILLHHVAQKVSVPGHLVNLKQCHYLLANAKRLEKVQKKEIDTELLGVLLSFAYPDRIAALRYSNTGTYLLSNGKGATLHKEDELYDASYLVVCDLDAKSTNANIYKACEITRDQIEAYLELEISDVLTWNEEQQRVEARSVQRVGAITLKETQISPSSKAELAEEIQEVLLDELEALGLGVLNWSKEAKSLKERVSFLNFHGLDFPDFSDTGLLKNMDEWLAPYLAGITTLKACQNLDLHQILLGRLSFEQTQLLDRLAPEKLKVASGSNITLDYSDPEQPVLAVRLQEMFGTRSTPTVLNGKVKLMIHLLSPASRPMQVTQDLESFWKNTYDEVKKELRGKYKKHYWPDDPLEAQATSKTRKYM